A single Anopheles arabiensis isolate DONGOLA chromosome X, AaraD3, whole genome shotgun sequence DNA region contains:
- the LOC120906477 gene encoding uncharacterized protein LOC120906477 → MGNSGSMSGLSGYEEGYHHHPGYHHHHQRYHDAMRGESGMAASWMDSYQRDHHRRPGGGGVGPRDHDPLQQQIKVLPDIPGKVAKLRSTNNGSILHAGGTISKNNQALQRSKSISSPTYQQHQQQHPASFSECDEELELSSLQPARSMLMQRSRTQLNLMPPGLAGGGAGRLTRNGHAPQYGHDEDGGGRGPPERAAGGRQTATRYGEPNGTAGGSATEALNQRKRFGSEPDLRLSLLPRSGPGPEPPGGSRNPKMAQSKIMKGKNKKKAPVPPVMEKRDASKDADRQRIIAYSPMRKPDGNNGTSTLPSSSDGSSFNVAATRKLRLFKTRAETKKTPTIAKLPEASDAKMFPGKSGPPVAGAAVPAGGSFMRAAGPHQRPDCGPSPDDEKLGSALEHISPRPNPTSFFRREKTFDAGLLGLERQREAEARPAAKPTMSPPLSRRKSLVKSYLEQNGPPNPGKPSAGGPARVEVKPRQQVGTPAESYQRKLALAEAQRKQSSAAAAAITDFQKELQLATRRKTGPAVAAPPQAKPAQPAGSRFSLLPGPAANSTPTKAKHTANALVINVEPAKDAEPKPHDTPRDSPPPATPPPPPPPPKTSFYFGMRDDREPQDVPRRFTGQTASRPTAPFMAESRVDDSDDSERDARPSQQQQESRDGRDGMESAEEEEHIGHTQMELIDQFAASLLNSSRFRSSDSVASSEADVRTTAAGSTWDEADAQEIALKLRPTLPRKQFDIPRFSPAAAWRLLTTEDEFCREAGGVPVVEGGAGEKKHFLRGLEQELDVPEDRIQRVYREPGVPGLQDNKSGDSGISGDAGMLADLGQDAPLAGRGKAERAGDTSPESGTPGLHKPGGGGGGGAGAATNGGWSSSALLLMPWTPQQDLDDDEDDEDDDEEDDEQEDEEEEEERGGGGGEDDRTMGSGGEARRLLAADAGRPDYSSKGHLFSLSLPRENHLSIYNVESADEKVEKHVFNSLQKFRKSVTGAFKSDEGSGQLDSNDSNWFLGRLDTKLTNGVGGCTPAANGGAEKRSKLLPDGRDRDVTDGAPAVSSLGSLALQHKHSSIGYLVSGKHMMYLPKEPTKLHATTDKGSKQDENNNRKSYHNQNGTAERHQERAGVAGSSVAPQHGGPASRATTGSRGHSDKENLQDPVPISAVAVGAASTNPHHSGEFEAFPVKLTNRRNHRFTFQSTIRQIEKRRVAEKLSREAEIKEAMRLSELEAMRRVEEEFQKKRAREKASIRHQLRLFSMENHPDHPGNDGEGEQDSTGDTKRSDPDGDSLPHQSASGRSGGGGLYRKKEFTSMERQYKRSNGTGHGAAPEGGDELDGEDEMLEKVLPDSATGRRRRYGAENEDDNDDDEDDDGETSSSLGYVDTRTPYISRIIQAKSSKSYGVKK, encoded by the exons ATGGGCAACTCGGGCAGTATGAGCGGGTTGTCCGGGTACGAGGAGGggtaccatcatcatccggggtatcatcaccatcaccagcggTACCACGATGCGATGCGCGGCGAGTCGGGCATGGCCGCCTCCTGGATGGATTCGTACCAGCGCGACCATCACCGGCGgcccggcggtggcggcgttGGACCGCGCGATCACGACCCGCTCCAGCAGCAGATCAAGGTGCTGCCGGACATCCCGGGCAAGGTGGCGAAGCTACGGTCGACCAACAACGGCAGCATCCTGCACGCCGGCGGCACGATCAGCAAGAACAACCAGGCGCTCCAGCGCTCGAAAAGCATCTCGTCGCCGAcgtaccagcagcaccagcagcagcacccggcCAGCTTCAGCGAGTGCGACGAGGAGCTGGAGCTGAGCTCGCTGCAGCCGGCCAGAAGCATGCTGATGCAGCGCTCCCGCACCCAGCTCAACCTGATGCCGCCCGGTCTCGCTGGAGGTGGTGCCGGTCGGCTCACGCGCAACGGACACGCGCCACAGTACGGCCACGATGAGGACGGCGGTGGACGCGGACCGCCGGAAAGGGCGGCCGGTGGTCGGCAGACCGCCACTCGGTACGGTGAACCGAACGGCACTGCCGGCGGTAGCGCGACCGAGGCGCTCAACCAGCGGAAGCGGTTCGGGTCCGAGCCGGACCTGCGGCTGTCCCTGCTGCCAAGGAGTGGGCCGGGCCCGGAGCCACCGGGCGGGTCCCGCAATCCCAAGATGGCACAGTCGAAGATAATGAAGGgcaaaaacaagaagaaggcTCCGGTACCGCCGGTAATGGAGAAG cGCGACGCCAGCAAGGATGCGGACCGGCAGCGCATCATCGCCTACTCGCCGATGCGCAAACCGGACGGCAACAACGGCACCTCCACCCTGCCCTCGTCGAGCGACGGGTCCAGCTTCAACGTGGCGGCGACGCGCAAGCTGCGCCTCTTCAAGACGCGCGCCGAGACGAAGAAAACGCCCACGATCGCGAAGCTGCCGGAAGCGTCCGACGCCAAGATGTTCCCCGGCAAGAGCGGGCCACCGGTGGCAGGGGCGGCGGTCCCGGCTGGCGGTAGCTTTATGCGTGCGGCCGGCCCACACCAGCGCCCCGATTGCGGGCCGTCGCCAGACGACGAGAAGCTGGGCAGCGCGCTGGAGCACATCTCGCCGCGCCCGAATCCGACCTCGTTCTTCCGGCGGGAGAAAACGTTCGACGCTGGGCTGCTGGGGCTCGAGCGGCAGCGGGAGGCCGAGGCACGGCCAGCCGCCAAACCTACCATGTCGCCACCGCTCTCGCGCCGGAAGTCGCTCGTCAAGAGCTACCTGGAGCAGAACGGGCCACCGAACCCCGGCAAACCGTCGGCCGGCGGGCCCGCTCGGGTGGAGGTGAAACCGCGGCAGCAGGTTGGCACGCCGGCCGAAAGCTACCAGCGCAAGCTGGCACTGGCCGAGGCGCAGCGTAAGCAGtcgtcggcggcggccgccgccatTACGGACTTCCAGAAGGAGCTGCAGCTGGCGACGAGGCGGAAAACGGGCCCGGCGGTCGCTGCACCGCCGCAGGCAAAGCCTGCCCAGCCGGCAGGCTCCCGGTTTTCCCTGCTGCCCGGCCCGGCCGCCAACTCGACCCCCACCAAGGCCAAGCACACGGCGAACGCGCTCGTGATCAACGTGGAGCCGGCGAAGGACGCGGAACCGAAGCCGCACGATACGCCACGGGACTCGCCACCGCCGGCgacaccaccgccgccgccgccaccgcccaaGACGAGCTTCTACTTCGGCATGCGGGACGATCGCGAGCCGCAGGACGTGCCGCGCCGGTTCACCGGCCAAACGGCCAGTCGGCCCACGGCCCCGTTCATGGCCGAGTCGCGGGTCGACGATAGCGACGACAGCGAGCGGGACGCCCGAccgagccagcagcagcaggagagcCGGGACGGGCGGGACGGGATGGAGTCggccgaggaggaggagcacaTCGGGCACACGCAGATGGAGCTGATCGACCAGTTCGCGGCCAGCCTGCTGAACAGCAGCCGGTTCCGCTCGTCCGACTCGGTCGCGTCGTCCGAGGCGGACGTGCGGACGACGGCGGCCGGCAGCACGTGGGACGAGGCGGACGCGCAGGAGATCGCGCTCAAGCTGCGGCCGACGCTGCCCCGGAAGCAGTTCGACATACCGCGGTTCAGCCCGGCCGCCGCCTGGCGGCTGCTCACCACCGAGGACGAGTTCTGCCGGGAGGCGGGAGGCGTGCCGGTGGTGGAGGGTGGCGCCGGCGAGAAGAAACACTTCCTGCGGGGGCTCGAGCAGGAGCTGGACGTGCCGGAGGATCGCATCCAGCGGGTGTACCGGGAGCCGGGCGTGCCGGGCCTGCAGGACAACAAGAGCGGCGACAGCGGCATCTCGGGCGACGCGGGCATGCTGGCCGACCTGGGACAGGACGCACCGCTCGCGGGCCGGGGGAAGGCGGAGCGGGCCGGCGATACCAGCCCGGAAAGTGGCACGCCCGGCCTGCACAAACCTGGCGGTGGGGGTGGAGGTGGAGCGGGTGCAGCAACGAACGGGGGCTGGTCGTCCAgtgcgctgctgctgatgccgtGGACCCCCCAACAGGACCTGGACgatgacgaggacgacgaggacgacgacgaggaggacgacgagcaggaggatgaggaagaggaggaggagaggggcggcggcggcggagaGGACGACCGAACGATGGGCAGTGGGGGCGAAGCGCGCCGGCTGCTGGCAGCCGATGCCGGCCGGCCGGACTACTCCAGCAAAGGGCATTTGTTTAGCCTTTCGCTGCCGAGGGAGAACCATCTCTCCATCTACAACGTCGAGTCGGCGGATGAGAAG GTGGAAAAGCACGTGTTCAACAGCTTGCAAAAGTTCCGCAAGTCGGTGACGGGCGCGTTCAAGAGCGACGAGGGCAGCGGGCAGCTCGATTCGAACGACAGCAACTGGTTCCTCGGCCGGCTCGATACGAAGCTAACGAATGGTGTTGGGGGATGCACACCCGCGGCGAACGGTGGCGCGGAGAAGCGGTCCAAGCTGCTGCCGGATGGGCGCGATCGCGACGTCACCGACGGTGCGCCGGCCGTCTCCTCGCTCGGCTCGCTGGCCCTGCAGCACAAGCACAGCTCGATCGGGTATCTCGTGAGCGGCAAGCACATGATGTACCTGCCGAAAGAGCCGACCAAACTGCACGCCACCACCGACAAGGGCAGCAAGCAGGACGAGAACAACAATCGGAAGAGCTACCACAACCAGAACGGGACGGCCGAGCGGCACCAGGAGCGAGCGGGGGTGGCGGGCTCGTCCGTCGCACCACAGCACGGTGGTCCGGCGAGCCGGGCGACGACGGGCAGCAGGGGCCACAGCGATAAGGAGAATCTGCAAGATCCGGTTCCGATTAGTGCGGTGGCGGTGGGAGCGGCGAGTACCAACCCACACCACAGTGGGGAGTTTGAGGCGTTCCCGGTGAAGCTGACGAACCGGCGCAACCATCGGTTCACCTTCCAGAGCACGATCCGGCAGATCGAGAAGCGCCGGGTGGCGGAGAAGCTGTCGCGCGAGGCAGAAATCAAGGAGGCGATGCGGCTGAGCGAGCTGGAAGCGATGCGGCGCGTCGAGGAGGAGTTCCAGAAGAAGCGGGCGCGCGAGAAGGCCTCGATCCGGCACCAGCTGCGGCTGTTCTCGATGGAGAACCATCCGGACCATCCAGGGAATGATGGTGAGGGCGAGCAGGACTCGACG GGTGACACGAAACGCTCCGACCCGGACGGGGACAGTCTACCGCACCAGAGTGCCAGCGGGCGCAGTGGGGGCGGTGGTCTGTATCGCAAGAAGGAGTTCACCAGCATGGAGCGGCAGTACAAGCGTAGTAATGGCACGGGACACGGCGCCGCACCGGAAGGTGGCGACGAGCTGGACGGCGAAGACGAGATGCTAGAAAAGGTGTTACCCGACAGTGCGACGGGCCGGCGACGGCGATACGGCGCCGAGAACGAGGACGACAatgacgacgatgaggacgacgatggtgagaccagcagcagcctcgGTTACGTGGACACCCGCACGCCCTACATCTCGCGCATCATACAGGCGAAGAGCAGCAAGTCGTACGGCGTGAAGAAGTAG
- the LOC120906540 gene encoding tether containing UBX domain for GLUT4, translated as MATVTVLTVHGRRQTVKVEPNMTILEILETVCRKYNFPQDEYDLLHHNKVLDLSTMYRFAGIPNNALLEMAKAKRARVEDDVVVQLQLEDGTRTANGTFKPSQSLLDVLVALCPARATAESHPVLVYMRREVYWGQLPATTLKSLGLTRGRAALRLLQRRAEEPKQQANVSAPLPPVVPARNDAKPPTTTVTTSAVPSATGSSEPPNVAKPTIDPAEGKPASVVPQAEPIEAEGKAEPAEKKVAVERPDEPKAGGQAVEEAVPERPRPESRIVVLGDRDAVLFHASTAERDQTEVADSFFDLTVPEMMQLYKQLQERVKSLEDAPLLTGELRELERNQQLLSSMGRYRQAVIRVQFPDRHILQGVFQVYETVGHVVEFVRGYLADPNQSFCLYTTPPKVVLQPEASLLDAGCFPQVLLHFSTADQTATGDSMAAAPTSFALRCELLGQLSNATGAAVVAARAKRNATTVDTTTATTTTTTPNTNMEASSSGTTAIESSSHEPVPAGPSNRIPNRNFRQSASASSQATSEREAKILKFLKK; from the exons ATGGCCACCGTTACCGTGCTGACCGTGCACGGACGCCGCCAGACGGTCAAGGTGGAACCGAACATGACCATCCTGGAG ATACTGGAAACGGTCTGCCGTAAGTACAACTTCCCGCAGGACGAGTACGACCTGCTGCACCATAACAAGGTGCTCGACCTCTCCACCATGTACCGGTTCGCCGGCATCCCGAACAATGCGCTGCTCGAGATGGCGAAGGCGAAGCGGGCCCGCGTCGAGGACGACGTGGTCGTGCAGCTGCAGCTCGAGGACGGTACGCGCACGGCGAACGGCACGTTCAAGCCGTCCCAGTCGCTGCTGGACGTGCTGGTGGCGCTCTGTCCCGCCCGGGCCACTGCCGAGTCGCACCCGGTGCTGGTGTACATGCGGCGGGAGGTGTACTGGGGCCAGCTGCCCGCCACTACGCTCAAAAGCCTCGGGCTGACGCGCGGCCGGGCGGCACTGCGGCTGCTGCAGCGCCGGGCCGAGGAGCCCAAGCAGCAGGCGAACGTGTCCGCCCCGTTGCCGCCGGTGGTGCCAGCCCGGAACGACGCCAAACCACCAACGACCACCGTCACCACCAGTGCTGTGCCTTCGGCTACCGGCTCGAGCGAACCGCCGAACGTGGCCAAACCAACGATCGATCCGGCCGAGGGAAAGCCGGCCTCCGTCGTCCCGCAAGCGGAACCGATCGAAGCGGAGGGAAAAGCGGAACCGGCGGAAAAGAAAGTGGCCGTGGAGCGACCGGACGAGCCCAAGGCTGGCGGGCAAGCGGTTGAGGAAGCGGTGCCGGAAAGGCCACGCCCGGAGTCACGAATCGTGGTGCTGGGCGACCGGGACGCGGTGCTGTTCCATGCGTCGACCGCCGAGCGGGACCAGACCGAAGTGGCGGACTCGTTCTTCGACCTGACCGTGCCGGAGATGATGCAGCTTTACAAGCAGCTGCAGGAGCGGGTGAAATCGCTCGAGGACGCACCGCTGCTGACCGGCGAGCTTCGCGAGCTCGAGCGTAACCAGCAGCTGCTGAGCAGCATGGGCCGGTACCGGCAGGCCGTCATCCGCGTGCAGTTTCCCGACCGGCACATCCTGCAGGGCGTCTTTCAGGTGTACGAAACGGTCGGGCACGTGGTGGAGTTTGTCCGCGGCTATCTGGCCGACCCGAACCAATCGTTCTGCTTGT ATACTACACCGCCGAAGGTGGTGTTGCAGCCCGAGGCTTCCCTGCTCGATGCGGGCTGCTTTCCCCAGGTCCTGCTGCACTTCAGCACGGCTGATCAAACGGCCACCGGGGACAGTATGGCCGCGGCCCCGACCAGCTTCGCGCTACGGTGCGAGCTGCTCGGCCAGCTGTCGAACGCAACCGGTGCGGCCGTTGTAGCGGCACGAGCAAAACGGAACGCGACCACCGTCGACAcgaccaccgccaccaccaccaccaccacccccaacACCAACATGgaggccagcagcagcggcaccacGGCAATCGAGAGCAGCTCGCACGAGCCGGTTCCGGCCGGTCCATCGAACCGCATACCGAACCGCAACTTTAGACAATCCGCATCCGCTTCCAGCCAAGCGACCAGTGAGCGGGAAGCAAAGATATTGAAGTTTTTGAAAAAGTAG
- the LOC120906344 gene encoding trimeric intracellular cation channel type 1B.1: MDPEAFLDIANQVIKLKMFPYFDIAHSLLCALSVKEDLGAGAHTFSRKHPLACWLSTMLVVFAGGMVANGLLGEPILAPLKNTPQLLVATACWYIVFYTPFDIGYKVAKFLPIKLVASAMKEIYRAKKIHDGVTHAAKLYPNAFIIMIIIGTLKGNGAGFTKLIERLIRGVWTPTAMEFLQPSFYTKASLIASIIFVLDKKTDLISAPHALVYFGIVIFLVYFKLSSILLGIHDPFVPFENLSCALLFGGIWDSLAKILGRGQAKEEPKDAKKSN; the protein is encoded by the exons ATGGATCCGGAGGCGTTCCTAGACATCGCCAACCAGGTGATCAAGCTGAAGATGTTCCCGTACTTCGACATCGCGCACAGCCTGCTGTGCGCACTGTCGGTGAAGGAGGATCTGGGCGCGGGCGCACACACCTTCTCCCGGAAGCACCCGCTCGCCTGCTGGCTGTCGACGATGCTGGTCGTCTTTGCCGGCGGCATGGTCGCGAACGGGCTGCTCGGCGAGCCGATCCTGGCGCCGCTCAAGAACACGCCCCAGCTGCTGGTCGCGACCGCCTGCTGGTACATCGTCTTCTACACGCCGTTCGACATCGGCTACAAGGTGGCCAAGTTCCTGCCGATCAAGCTGGTGGCCAGCGCGATGAAGGAAATCTACCGCGCAAAGAAG ATCCACGACGGGGTGACGCACGCCGCCAAGCTGTACCCGAACGccttcatcatcatgatcatcatcggTACGCTCAAGGGCAACGGTGCCGGTTTTACCAAGCTGATCGAGCGCCTGATCCGCGGTGTCTGGACCCCGACGGCGATGGAGTTCCTGCAGCCAAGCTT CTACACCAAGGCGTCCCTGATCGCGTCGATCATCTTCGTGCTGGACAAGAAGACGGATCTGATCTCGGCCCCGCACGCCCTCGTCTACTTCGGCATCGTCATCTTCCTGGTGTACTTCAAGCTGTCGTCGATCCTGCTCGGCATCCACGATCCGTTCGTGCCGTTCGAGAACCTGAGCTGCGCGCTGCTGTTCGGCGGCATCTGGGACAGCCTGGCCAAGATTCTGGGCCGCGGCCAGGCTAAGGAGGAGCCGAAGGATGCGAAAAAGTCCAACTAA
- the LOC120906019 gene encoding protein windbeutel codes for MMRYGPPVPVVALALVAASALIAPTVAWTARGCVDLDSSTFDLVTRKFRYSIVKFDTAFPYGDKHEAFTGLALETVGTTDELLFALVGIKDYGEQDNADLGRRFAIPKEYPVIKLFHGDGTPPIDFDPADGEVTGDSLRKFLKRHTQLYIGLPGCTERLDRLAQSFVGTAEPAEWRTLIEQVERAERAEPDAASRAPYPMYLSLMRKIVKEADGGRRTAGEVVADEMKRVEKLLAGKLSDAKRAELKLRLNVMLSFGGSSSGKPERAEL; via the coding sequence TGGTCGCTGCCAGCGCGCTAATTGCCCCGACCGTCGCCTGGACCGCACGGGGCTGCGTCGATCTCGACTCGTCCACGTTCGATCTCGTGACGCGCAAGTTCCGGTACAGTATCGTCAAGTTCGATACCGCCTTCCCGTACGGCGACAAGCACGAGGCGTTTACCGGGCTCGCGCTCGAAACGGTCGGCACGACGGACGAGCTGCTGTTTGCGCTGGTCGGCATCAAGGACTACGGCGAGCAGGACAATGCCGACCTGGGCCGGCGGTTCGCCATCCCGAAGGAGTACCCGGTGATCAAGCTGTTCCACGGGGACGGTACGCCGCCGATCGATTTCGACCCGGCCGACGGCGAGGTGACGGGCGACAGCTTGCGCAAATTTCTCAAGCGCCACACGCAGCTGTACATCGGGCTGCCGGGGTGTACCGAGCGGCTGGACCGGCTGGCCCAGTCGTTCGTGGGCACGGCGGAGCCGGCGGAATGGCGCACTCTGATCGAGCAGGTCGAGCGGGCCGAGCGGGCAGAGCCGGACGCGGCCAGCCGAGCGCCCTACCCGATGTATCTGTCGCTGATGCGCAAGATCGTGAAAGAGGCGGACGGGGGGCGGCGGACAGCCGGCGAGGTGGTGGCCGACGAGATGAAGCGTGTCGAGAAGCTGCTGGCCGGGAAGCTGAGCGACGCGAAGCGGGCGGAGCTGAAGCTGCGCCTGAACGTGATGCTGTCGTTCGGCGGGTCGTCGAGCGGCAAACCCGAACGGGCGGAGCTGTAG